One window of the Bremerella sp. JC817 genome contains the following:
- a CDS encoding PQQ-binding-like beta-propeller repeat protein codes for MKTPRFCWKLLSTILCLLPLADVARAGDWPQILGPDRNGHAQDESLLDEWPDRGPQEVWKRNLGTGYAGPAISDGVVYLFHREAASELLEAVELKTGKKIWARDMRASYQPSINPDDGPRCVPVVTEDSVIVFGAAGILRSVDRQSGKLKWEVDLAGQFGAPDGYFGFGSTPIVYDKTVMVNVGGRNGAGIVAVRLADGQFQWRATDDAASYSSPVMASIAGRPYAVFVTRMQTVVVDPFTGSVLYGFPFGARGPTVNAATPIVSGDKLFVTSSYGVGAKLVELDKNQFKPIWENDDTLSSQYNTPVLVDGYLYGIHGREDLGRPELRCVELATGKVMWQESNLGTAHLLYADGKLIAVTNEGTAILFRPEPKKFSEISRFRASNDIVRALPALSGGYLLVRETGTRGGPVRCFQIGKPSEP; via the coding sequence ATGAAAACCCCTCGATTCTGTTGGAAACTTCTGAGCACCATCCTTTGCCTGCTTCCCCTGGCAGATGTCGCTCGCGCGGGGGATTGGCCGCAAATTCTAGGCCCTGACCGAAATGGTCACGCCCAGGACGAAAGCCTGCTAGACGAATGGCCCGATCGTGGTCCGCAAGAGGTTTGGAAACGCAATCTAGGCACCGGCTACGCTGGACCGGCAATCTCAGATGGTGTGGTTTACCTTTTTCATCGCGAGGCGGCCTCGGAATTACTGGAAGCGGTCGAACTGAAAACGGGCAAGAAAATCTGGGCTCGCGATATGCGGGCCTCGTATCAGCCTTCGATCAATCCGGACGATGGACCACGCTGTGTGCCTGTCGTGACGGAAGATTCAGTCATCGTGTTTGGTGCGGCAGGCATCTTGCGGAGCGTTGATCGTCAATCGGGCAAACTGAAGTGGGAAGTCGACCTGGCCGGGCAGTTCGGAGCTCCGGATGGTTACTTTGGCTTTGGCAGTACGCCGATCGTTTATGATAAAACCGTGATGGTAAATGTCGGCGGCCGTAATGGTGCCGGGATTGTCGCGGTGAGACTTGCCGATGGCCAGTTCCAATGGAGAGCAACCGACGATGCGGCCAGCTATTCGTCACCGGTCATGGCGTCGATCGCAGGTCGACCTTATGCCGTTTTTGTCACGCGGATGCAAACAGTTGTGGTCGATCCGTTTACGGGCAGCGTTTTGTATGGCTTTCCATTTGGTGCCCGGGGACCGACCGTGAACGCCGCGACACCGATCGTCAGTGGCGACAAACTGTTCGTGACTTCCAGCTATGGCGTCGGTGCGAAGTTAGTCGAGCTGGACAAGAACCAGTTCAAACCGATCTGGGAAAACGACGACACACTTTCGAGCCAGTATAACACACCGGTCCTGGTCGATGGTTACTTGTATGGAATCCATGGCCGAGAAGACCTCGGTCGGCCGGAACTCCGCTGCGTCGAACTGGCGACCGGCAAGGTGATGTGGCAAGAGAGCAATCTAGGCACAGCCCATTTGCTGTATGCCGATGGCAAACTGATTGCGGTGACGAACGAAGGAACTGCGATCCTGTTTCGTCCCGAGCCGAAGAAGTTCAGCGAGATCAGCCGCTTTCGCGCGAGCAACGACATCGTTCGGGCGTTGCCCG